A region of Trichocoleus sp. DNA encodes the following proteins:
- a CDS encoding Uma2 family endonuclease: MVQVPTKKMTLEEFLQQAETKPASEYIGGQIIQKPMPQGKHSTIQGELVPAINAVVKSKQLARAFPELRCTFGGRSTVPDIAVFAWSRIPRDENGQVANAFLIAPDWTIEILSLDQSQTRVTKNILYCLKYGTQMGWLIDPDEQTLFVYRPKQETEVFDEPNILLPLPAFASELKLTLGEMFAWLSE; this comes from the coding sequence ATGGTACAAGTGCCAACTAAAAAAATGACGCTGGAGGAGTTTTTGCAGCAAGCAGAAACAAAGCCTGCCAGTGAGTATATTGGTGGTCAGATTATTCAGAAACCCATGCCGCAAGGGAAACATAGTACGATTCAGGGAGAACTCGTTCCTGCAATTAATGCTGTTGTCAAATCCAAACAATTAGCGCGTGCGTTTCCTGAGTTGCGTTGTACTTTTGGAGGTCGCTCAACGGTACCAGACATTGCAGTTTTTGCTTGGAGTCGAATTCCAAGAGATGAGAATGGGCAAGTTGCCAACGCATTTCTCATTGCTCCAGATTGGACGATTGAAATTTTGTCGCTTGATCAAAGCCAAACAAGGGTAACAAAAAACATTCTCTACTGTTTGAAATATGGAACTCAAATGGGTTGGTTGATTGATCCAGATGAGCAAACCCTGTTTGTTTACCGTCCTAAGCAAGAAACTGAGGTATTTGATGAGCCAAATATACTTTTACCCTTACCAGCTTTCGCGAGTGAGCTAAAACTAACCCTTGGAGAGATGTTTGCCTGGTTGTCAGAATAA
- a CDS encoding zinc metalloprotease HtpX, with product MFGMNQLKTTALLGLLSGLIVLVSYYLIGNEQGLYIGLAFAAFTSFSSWYFSDQAALATYRAQPLHREEAPELYDIVASLSDRAEIPMPKLFVVPTESPNAFATGRDPDHASIAVTQGILQLLSREELEGVLAHELTHVKNRDTLTQAVAGTLAGAITFLGRILTLGALYGPVTHDSRRNPNPFGLLFLIILAPLSASLIQLAISRTREYAADQGSAQITGNPLALVHALQKLEEVGRQIPMNGNPAMSPLLIINPLSTKGLQSLFRTHPSTEERIRRLTELAQQRQTAAVA from the coding sequence ATGTTTGGGATGAACCAGCTTAAAACGACAGCTCTCTTGGGCTTGCTCAGTGGCTTAATTGTTTTGGTCAGCTATTACCTGATTGGCAATGAGCAAGGGCTATATATCGGACTTGCTTTTGCCGCATTTACTTCTTTTAGCTCCTGGTATTTTTCGGATCAAGCAGCTCTAGCAACCTATCGCGCCCAACCGTTGCACCGAGAGGAAGCCCCTGAACTTTATGACATCGTGGCAAGTTTGAGCGATCGTGCTGAGATTCCGATGCCCAAGCTGTTTGTTGTCCCAACTGAGTCTCCCAACGCCTTTGCCACCGGACGCGATCCAGACCATGCCTCGATCGCCGTGACGCAAGGAATTTTACAGCTCCTCTCCCGCGAAGAGCTAGAAGGAGTGCTGGCACATGAGCTAACCCACGTCAAAAACCGCGATACGCTGACTCAAGCAGTTGCCGGAACCCTCGCAGGGGCAATTACATTCCTTGGGCGGATTTTGACGCTCGGTGCGCTCTATGGTCCTGTCACCCATGACAGCCGCCGTAACCCAAACCCTTTTGGGCTATTGTTTTTGATTATCCTGGCTCCCCTCTCTGCATCATTAATTCAACTGGCGATCTCTCGGACTCGCGAATATGCTGCTGATCAGGGTTCAGCACAAATTACTGGAAATCCGCTGGCTCTAGTTCACGCGCTGCAAAAGCTAGAGGAAGTTGGACGGCAGATTCCAATGAATGGCAACCCGGCAATGTCACCTTTGCTGATCATCAATCCGCTTTCCACCAAAGGGCTGCAATCGCTGTTTCGCACCCATCCTTCCACCGAGGAGCGAATTCGTCGCCTGACAGAGCTGGCACAACAACGCCAAACTGCTGCAGTCGCGTAA